A single window of Plasmodium reichenowi strain SY57 chromosome 14, whole genome shotgun sequence DNA harbors:
- a CDS encoding hypothetical protein (conserved Plasmodium protein, unknown function), whose translation MDDNEEYIKNKNVVEIFEVLLGFIYFNRPRNIIEFIIDELKILEKKRNIKKVFNEDDIQSVYDFINLENKQSINREECILGLSQFVLNNKQREYLEKINIGINTNIKEFTSHAENIINI comes from the exons ATGGATG ACaatgaagaatatattaagaatAAGAATGTTGTAGAAATATTTGAG GTTTTGTTAGGTTTCATCTACTTTAACAGACcaagaaatattatagaaTTCATAATTGATGAATTGaaaatattagaaaaaaaa AggaatattaaaaaagtaTTTAATGAAGATGATATACAATCAGTGTatgattttattaatttagaaaataaacAATCTATTAATAGAGAAGAATGTATTTTAG gATTGAGTCAATTtgtattaaataataaacaaagagaatatttagaaaagataaatattGGAATTAACactaatataaaagaattcACTTCTCATGC ggaaaatattataaatatttaa